The region gtttatttttaatccaggTATCCTCAATGCTTGCATATGTTAGAGCTGCTCCAGTATGAACATTTCCGCAAAGAACTGGTAAATGCTCAGTGTGCTAAATTTATTGATGAGCAACAGATTCTTCACTGGCAGCACTATTCCCGGAAAAGAATGCGCCTCCAGCAAGCacttgcagagcagcagcaacaaaacaacacctctgtaaaatgaaaaacgCTTGGAAGAGTGATGATAAGGTGTACTTTCTGTCAGTTGAAGGATTTACAAGAGAGGAATGAACCCTTTTGTAGGTTTGGCTCTAGGTGTGTGTACATTTGATTTATCAAGTgactgttgtttcttcttttgtcaACTTTTTTAAAGATACAAGAATGATAAACACCTATTTCTGCCATTTATTTTGTAGCATGGGCAATTTTGTAAGAGCATTACTTACTTTAGTTATTGATTcctcttgattttaaaaacaaacgaTAGTTTTGAGGGCACTGACATTTAAGTATCTAACACAAAGTGTAGCTTAGAAGTTTGTAGGAGGCGTTTTCCCTGGAGAATAATGATGCGTCTCAAAGTGTGGCTAAGAACTCCCTCTTGTACTACTTTTTACAGCTGCAGAATGAGCAAAGCTGAAGTGACGATATTGTACAAAATCTAAATGGTGGATTTTTGCCGTGAAACAAAGCTGAGCTATTACTTGTCATTTGTTTACCTGGTAGTCATTGTTGCTGGGGGACTTACAACGTTTTAGAGGTGGAAATCGAAGTGTGATGAGACAAGGACTGCAGGAGTGGCGCAGAGATAACTAACAATGAACTTTGCAAGGCTTACTTTAACCTTGGTTTTCTACCAGTCAAACAGTGGCAGCTCTTAGGTGCCTCTACAGTATGTGTAGTGAAAACAATTTATGTTACAAAAAAGGGGAAATGGTTGCAGTATTGAAGAAGCATTTGCCATTTATTCCTGTATAGTTCTTCTTGTAAGACAGCAGATCTTGGCAACTGTCAGggatttaattttcatatttttttatattatattcaTGCTGCACTCATGTTGTATTTCATATCCTTGTAGGAGCAGGTACTGCAACTGTTAACCCTTAACGTGATCAGTGACGCCAGCACTGTCAGCCTTCAGCTTACCATACTCAGACTGAACAGATAAGCCATTAAACATCTCTGGCACTGAAAATTTATCTTAACAGCTTCAGTAGCTACGTAAAGTCAGGTTTAGGAAGAATAagcagttttttctgtttttcctacccccttccctcccttatTCACTATTAAATGTATAACTTAGCAGTTAAGTCTTACTTTAGTAGTTGTAGGCTGCTCTCTCCATTTATAACATGAGCTCTGCACCTTTGAAAAGATACCATTCACAAACTCAAGTTTATTTGAACATGAGAGGAAAGATACAGGTTGCAGGATTTTAGTGGAAGATTTGGACCTAGAATTTAATGATGTTTATCTTGACTGGTCTGAAGTAATTAACCATGAAAGTTCTAAAACAGGTTAAGCATTCCTTGAAAGGACACTGGAAATAACTTGAGATTAACACTTTTGTAAACGATTGACTACTGGAGGATTTAGTCTTCAGTAAACAACATGCGCACAAGCTCTGCTTTAAAACATTCTTCTTCAACCAGCTTCTGGGGCTGAAAGAAAAGTTAAGATGTTTTAGGGGCAATTCAAAAACCTGTTCTAGACTAGAGCCATCTGTACATACATTCACCATATTCCAGCAGTTGTTTTTCCTGggagggtgggaggtgggggtggagcAAGCAAGGTCAGAATAATTGAAAAATGCCTGAGGGGTTTCTGGCCTTGGAAGAGGCACTTCTAAGAAAGTAACTGCTAATTTAAATAATATGCACTCAAGTTAAAACTTGAACTATACTGCACATAAGCTTGTTTCACTCCCATAATTTGgcattttgactttttaaaatttgaggAGCTGCAAGTCAGGAAGCTAATAATATGTTGCTAAGAACCCTCAACCACTACATGCTAAgtgtatgtattttctttaatatatgttTATTATAAACAACATTATACAGTTCTCTCTTGAGGAACTGTTTGAGCCAGGAGAAGTGCATAGGTGAGAGCAGAAGAGCTGTTCCTAATTGTCTGCACTCTTTAAATGAGAGGGCATCAAAACATGCAAGACTAACTCATTTACAGACATCAGCTCCTGCCAGTTTCCCATCTGAATGCCTGCAGATCTAGAGCATACAATAAATCACTTACCGTTCCATATTTAAGCAGTGTAGGCACTCCTGTTAGTTTCAGATTCTTCCTGAATTCATTGTTGGGATCTTTCCAGCTGTTCAGGAAGAAGGGGTTAAACACAGCTTGTAGAGGTGCAGTCTGAAGTCAGCCTGTTAACATTCCTTGGAAAGGATGATTCAAAGGTCTTTGCCTTGCACCTCCCCACCTCTCAGAACAAGCATGCACATAGTTCACAGTAGGGATGGTATAGACctcaaaactcaaaaaaatgcTTCATTCCTTGCATAAAAGGACAGCTCAGCTGTTCCAACAAGTTTGTGAGCCACCAGTCCCCAAATAGCAAGGTTAGATCGGTTGTTGGCATTAAAACAGTTACTTACTAGCTTCTGTCTCCTACTAGGCAGTAGATGAATACAGACTCATCGGGCATGTTATGAAGTTCCTTCCTCACAACCGGTTCAGCTagagagtaatttttaaaatctattagtAGTTAATACTTTTACTGTGCTACAGAATCACATGGATCTAGCAGCAAGGCTGCTAATTAACGTTCTGTCTGGTTCTGGTAGAGATCTGTGTTTTGTGTCATGTGGTTGTACGTAGGCTTTGCGGAATTTACGCGCTCAATGTTGAAGGGACTCGTCTTTGAGCAAAGGCCAATTTCTCCTTAACgagtaagaaaaataatcactgacCCCCGTCTGTACAAGCCCATCAGAACAGCAGTGAGCAGCTGCCGTATGGACCCTGCCGCGTGTGATCTGGAAAGGTCGGTGCAGTGTTTTCTGAGGAGCTGCCCTCGCGTTCCGCCGCCACACGCTGACGGGGGGGTCACTCCCGCCTCCTGAACGCACTGCCCCCGAGCTTCGCGTCCAGCACCTGCTGGGCTTTGCCCTTCGGTGCCGGGTGGCCAGCGGGGCCCAGCCGCGCGGGCGGCGGTAGCCTGTCGGCCACCTCCCAGCCGCGGACCCGACGGTGGGGCCGGGCGCGCGAGGCCGCTCCGCACCGGCGGCTGCTGGCGGCGGCCGGACGCGCCGGGAGAGACGGCACGGCCCCGGGCCGAGCTCCGCCGCTGCCGGGGGCCGGGCgcgctccctcccgccccgccgcgccccccgcgGTCCCCACCCGTCACGCAGTCCGGGCACCAGCTCTTGCCCGCCGCGTCCTTGTCGCCGCAGAAGAGCGCGAAGATGGGCCGCCCGTGGTAGCGCTGCGCCGTCTGCACGAACTCGGGGTACCCGCGGacctgcttctcctcccagcccatggcggcggcgggaagggcgGACTCCGCCCCGGGCCGCGCCGGGTACCGTATTTCCGCACCGCTCCCGCCGCTTCCCGGTGGCCTCTGCGGCGGCGGTTGCTAGGAGCGGGTTTGAACGGCGGCCCGGTAGGTCTGGGCCCTCCCTCCGCTGCGGCCGGCCGTGCCCTGAGGGCGAGGCGGGCAGCGGGCCGCCGCCTGTCGCCGACAGGGCTGTTCGGCCGCCGTGCTCCGGTTGGGGGCGGCTGGCGGGAGGTGGTGGCCCACGGGAGCCCCCGGCGAGGGCCGCGCCGTgaccgggggcgggcgggggccggggagggccgCGGCCCTGAGATGCCCCGTAGAGGCAAAGTGTGTAGTTGAGTCGCGATAAAAAGCTTTAAGAGCGCCGTGCGTTGGATCCTGCTCATTTGTTAGTTCTCAGGAAGATGAAGGAGACGTAAGCCTCTGGCTGTCTCCACacatcacttttattttaaatgcttctccGTGAAGAAGTTTAGGTATCAGCATGCCCGTGATCTCTTTTCCTTCGACACTAACGTTTTCTCTACACGCCGGCCTGCCTTGAGCACTCGCCTCGGGCTATCGGGCTGGGCTGTTTTCTTGTCTTCCCATTGCAGTATGCTATTTCCCCTTCAGGTAAGTAATCGCTGTAAAGGTTCTGAGGCTCATAGCGTGAGCCTCATGGTCTGTAATGGTGCTCCTCAGCTCTCCGTGGGGTGTCTAAAAGAAAGGTATAAAATAGTAAATTTTGTCTCAAACGGTGGGGTTGTACTCAGGGTGGTTCTGTGTCTGTTGTTCACATCAGGCCTTTTGAGAGGCAGAAATAACGTGGGACTCTTCTTACGTTCATAGCTGTAATTGTAAGCAGAGAACAAATAACTGGATTTTCAGCATCGAGCTGATGTGATGGGACCAAGCAAGCCAGCGATGTCTGATGCTGCATTTGCATTTACTACCCAGCTATACAGGAACGAAGCAAAGGCTTTTGTAAAGCCACAGGTATTATTTGATTTCTGCAGCAATGATGAATTTGTTTTCGTTTGTGATCATTACAAAGATTATGACCTACTTCCTGAGATAGCCCACTAGTGAGTGACAAATCTTCATGCTTGTTTTCACGATGCTGTCATACATCATCTTGATGCTGTCCTTTTGTAAGGGTCTAGATCAGAAACTACATCTGTAAATATTATTTACCTGTCTGTTGTAGTTTAGtcccagtaggcagctaagcacgGAGCCGTTTGCTCACTTCAGtctcccctggtgggatgggggagataATTGGAAGGGTAAAATTGTGAAAACTCGTGGGTtcaggtaaagacagtttaataggtaaagcaaaagctgcatgcacaagcaaagcaataTAAGAAATTCATTCCCTACATCCCATCAGCAGGTGGGTGTTCAGCTATTTCTGGTCAGTTGGGGTTGGCTGTCCAGGCCGTGTCCCCTCTCAgtgccctgcccacccccagcccggcgCTGGCGGGGACGCCAGGTGCagaaaggccttgacactgtgcaagtgCTGCCCAGCAATAACGGAAACACCCCGGTGCTATCAACACAGTTTCCAGCGCAAATCCAAAACgcagccccataccagctactatgaagaaatttaactctgtcccagctaaGCCAATAAGCTTTCTTAACCTCTTACTTTACTACATGGAAACAGAACCTAGAAACCTTATTCCGGTACCATGTTTCagctttccatttcttcttcatcaTGCATCTCATCCATCATTTCTCCTTCTATTACCTTTGTAAATTTAGTAATTCCTTACTAAATCGGCATGATATGATCATACGCGTTTATATTACTCATGTTAATTGTTGTTACAACTCATTAATTTCATTGTCagaaccctgaaaaaaaaaaatctttagaaggGCATTCATTGTCCATTGCCCAGTCACTTTGGAGCAGATTTTTCAATGTCTGTACCCTCCCTAAGGTGCCCACCCAAAGTTGCATATAAGTGCCTAATGTTATTTACAAGATGAGCTAAATGCTTAATTCAAAATAATGTTGAATACTGGCATTTGTCTGAGTGGATGAAATGCCTTGCATGCATTGAAGAGACACCATGACAGAATGCATTCTAATATGAAAGAAGATTAATTTTCCTTACTGTTATACACTAGAGTGCATCACCTGTGTAAAGTGTTCTGTGTAACatcaggtttttggttttttttttacactttggAACAGCTCCAGTTTAATAGAAGTGTTCCTGCAGTTCCAGAGAACTTGGCTCTCAGATTCTCTAACCCCCGTCCAATTATAATAGAAAAACTGAAGGCATCCAATGATCAGAGAAATCTACCTGGAAGTGGGGACCCCAGCATACGAAGTTCTGGCATGTTTTCAGTAATATCTGAAGAGAGACTAAAATTGGCTATTTGGCTAGCCAGAAGGGACATAAAGCGAAGACATCTCGAAGAGCAAGTGAAACAGCAAGCGTTCGGAGGTGCTGTCAATAAACCATTGTTGGCCCAGAAGTCACAACAGCAGAAGactgaagtatttgaaaataaaaatgcactgagGTCTCAAACTCGCTTGAAATGTCAGCAGAAACTCGGTCAGCCTTCCAAAGTGGAGACCACCACCTCTGGCGCTAAGGTTTATCTCTACACACCA is a window of Larus michahellis chromosome 7, bLarMic1.1, whole genome shotgun sequence DNA encoding:
- the TXNDC17 gene encoding thioredoxin domain-containing protein 17; this translates as MGWEEKQVRGYPEFVQTAQRYHGRPIFALFCGDKDAAGKSWCPDCVTAEPVVRKELHNMPDESVFIYCLVGDRSYWKDPNNEFRKNLKLTGVPTLLKYGTPQKLVEEECFKAELVRMLFTED
- the MED31 gene encoding mediator of RNA polymerase II transcription subunit 31; the protein is METDDTGNRLRFQLELEFVQCLANPNYLNFLAQRGYFKDKAFVNYLKYLLYWKEPEYAKYLKYPQCLHMLELLQYEHFRKELVNAQCAKFIDEQQILHWQHYSRKRMRLQQALAEQQQQNNTSVK